The Faecalibacter bovis genome includes the window CCCTGAGCGTACCAATCGTCGTTTCCACTATGTATCTAAGGGTATGTCAGCGAAGCGTTTATCTACAGCGTTTGACTCGGTAACTTTATACGGTAACGATCCTGGTCATCGTCCAGATATTTATGGTAAAATTGGTAACGCAGGTGTATCGATCTGTTGTTTAGATGATGCGAAGAAATTATATTCAGGTTTCGATTTATCGCATCCTGCTACATCGGTGTCTATGACGATTAATGGTCCAGCGCCAATGTTATTAGGTTTCTTCATGAATGCGGCTATCGACCAAAACTGTGAGAAATACATCATAGAACATGGTTTAGAAGCGGAAGTTGAAGCGAAAATCGAAGCAATTTATAAAGCAAAAGGTGTAGAACGTCCTCGTTACAATGGTGAATTACCAGAAGGTAATGATGGTTTAGGTTTGATGTTATTGGGCGTTACAGGTGATCAAGTTTTACCTGATGACGTTTATGCCGAAATTAAAAAAGCGACTTTAGCACAAGTTCGTGGTACAGTACAAGCGGATATCTTGAAAGAAGACCAAGCTCAAAATACGTGTATCTTCTCTACAGAATTTGCGTTACGCTTAATGGGTGATGTGCAAGAATATTTCATTCATAAAAATGTACGTAACTTCTACTCGGTTTCTATCTCTGGTTACCACATTGCAGAAGCTGGTGCGAATCCAATTTCTCAGTTGGCATTTACATTAGCGAATGGTTTCACTTATGTAGAATACTATTTATCTCGCGGTATGGACATCAACGCATTTGGTCCTAACTTATCGTTCTTCTTCTCTAATGGTATCGATCCTGAGTATTCAGTAATCGGTCGTGTAGCAAGAAGAATTTGGGCTAAAGCATTGAAAAATAAATATGGCGCTAATGAGCGTGCGCAAATGTTGAAATATCACATTCAAACATCTGGTCGTTCGTTACACGCACAAGAAATCGACTTCAACGATATTCGTACGACTTTACAAGCATTGTATGCGATTTACGACAACTGTAACTCGTTACATACGAATGCGTATGATGAAGCAATCACTACGCCAACAGAAGAATCTGTACGTAGAGCGATGGCAATTCAGTTGATTATCAATAAAGAATTAGGTTTAGCGAAAAACGAAAACCCAATTCAAGGTTCGTTCATCATCGAGCAATTAACTGATTTAGTAGAAGAAGCGGTATTAGCTGAGTTCGATAGAATTACAGAGCGTGGTGGCGTATTAGGTGCGATGGAAACGATGTACCAACGTTCTAAGATCCAAGAAGAATCTTTATACTACGAAACATTAAAACACAATGGAGAATTCCCTATCATCGGTGTAAATACGTTCTTAAGTTCTACAGGTTCTAAAACGGTGATTCCAGCGGAAGTAATTCGTGCGACTGAAGAGGAAAAACAATTCCAAATCAAGACAAAAGAAAACTTAAACAAAGCAAACGCTGATAAAGTAGCGCAAATTTTAGAAGAAGTTCAAACTGCGGCTATCAACAATAAAAACATCTTTGAAGTATTGATGGAAGCAACTAAAGTTTGTTCTTTAGGCCAAATCACTTCAGCTTTATTTGAAGTTGGTGGTCAGTACAGAAGAAATATGTAAATTATATCTTTAAATATCTAAAAAACCGAGGCTTTAGCTTCGGTTTTTTATTTTAATAATTTGAATGATATAACATGCATCTAATAAGTATGAATTAATTCCAATTAATTCCAATTAATTTATGAGATTCTTTAATATTTTAATTGAAGTAATAATTTATATAGAATGTTTCAAATTCTTAAATGATTTGCTTTAATAGATAAACTTCATTATGTTTGTCCTTTAAGTAATAACAAATATGGTAACAACAAATAACAAATTTTTAAAGTATGGTCTTGCTATGCTTGTGTTATCATTAGCTTACTTGCACGACGATACTTTTTTAAGAAGCTCTAAGGAGTTTATAAATTAAGCCCTGTTAGATCCTAGACAGGGAATTTTCTTACAATCAATTTTATATTCAAAAAAGTTTTCAGAACATTTCGTGATGTTCTGATGGATCATGCTATAAACTTTTTAATCCAAAAGATTTAAACAGTATCATTATGTCAACAAAATTAATTTTAACAACAGGTATTTACGATTTAATTAAAGATCATTTAAGAAGAAAAAAAGTAACAAAATCACAAGAAGTAATTCTAACTGAAGGTCTACGTAATGCAAAGCAAGTTCTTCGTAGAGATCTACCGAAAGATATTGTTTCTGTAAACAATATTTTAAGAGTTAAAGATGTGTCAACAAATGATGAAATAGAAGTGAAATTAGTAGCACCTGATAAAGCAAAATTCAAGAAAGATAAATATTCAATTTTGTCAAATTTAGGATTAGCTACTGTTGGAAAAGCAGTAGGTGAAACTGTGGAATGGCCTACGGCAACAGAAATCAAAACATATCAAATATTAGCTACATTACCAATTGATTAAATAAAAAACCTGCAAAATTTGCAGGTTTTTTTTATGATAAAATATTCAGTTTATAATATTAACCAATAGAAAATCCATTTATAAAAATATATAGTGCGAATAACAAAAGTAGTATAGTTTCTATTATAAATATTAAAGTCGAATTAACTTTTATACTTTGTAGAATTAATTGCTCTACGCCCAAAATTATTCCAATAATAATAAACCCTAACAATGCAATTACTCCACCTAAAGCTTTTCCTCCATTATTGTCAATAAAAATAAAATTGATAGTTAGAATGAATAAAATAATTTCTATTAAGCCCAAAACAATTAAAAAAGGTGTTAATTTCATGTATTGTATATAAGCTATAAATTTATATAAATTTTACTGGATTAATCTTATTTTTGAGATTTACATAATTCATCACTATGAAATTTATATACTTTTTATTAGTACTATTTGTCTGTCAAGTCAACGGGCAACAGGTTGAAGTTAAAAATCTTCAAAAACATATTTATTTTCTTGCGGATGATAAGATGAAAGGGCGTGGAACGGGCAGCAAACAGAATGCTAAAGCATCAAAATATATAGCAAAAGAGTTTAAGAAATTAGCTTTACAGCCATTAGGAAATGATGGTTATTTTCAAAACTTTACAGCTAAAGTGAAAAGAGTAGTGGTGCCTGATAGTATTCGGTCAGCTCGAAATGTAATTGGATTTTTAGATAATCAAGCAGCAAAGACAATCGTAATTGGTGCTCATTACGATCACATTGGCGAAGGAAAACAAGGTAGTTCATTGGCTGAAAACAGTTATGGAATTATTCATAACGGAGCAGATGATAATGCTTCTGGAATTGCGGGTTTGTTAGAGTTAGCTCGAATATACAGTTCAAATAATATTAAAGAACCTGTCAATTTTTTATTCATAGCTTTTGGAGCAGAAGAGTTAGGTTTAGTAGGTTCAAGATATTTTGTAAAAAATCCAACGCTTAATTTAGAAAATATTCATTGGATGTTAAATATGGATATGATCGGTCGTTTTAATGCAGAAAAAGGAGTTTCGATTATAGGTTATG containing:
- a CDS encoding GreA/GreB family elongation factor, giving the protein MSTKLILTTGIYDLIKDHLRRKKVTKSQEVILTEGLRNAKQVLRRDLPKDIVSVNNILRVKDVSTNDEIEVKLVAPDKAKFKKDKYSILSNLGLATVGKAVGETVEWPTATEIKTYQILATLPID
- a CDS encoding M20/M25/M40 family metallo-hydrolase, whose product is MKFIYFLLVLFVCQVNGQQVEVKNLQKHIYFLADDKMKGRGTGSKQNAKASKYIAKEFKKLALQPLGNDGYFQNFTAKVKRVVVPDSIRSARNVIGFLDNQAAKTIVIGAHYDHIGEGKQGSSLAENSYGIIHNGADDNASGIAGLLELARIYSSNNIKEPVNFLFIAFGAEELGLVGSRYFVKNPTLNLENIHWMLNMDMIGRFNAEKGVSIIGYGTSPEFEILYNKIDKSKFIKHYTGYEGRGGSDQTSFYEKDIPVLFFHTGGHPDYHKPTDDSDKIDYQSLKLILELEMAFIEGSFPIHKMNFRSTDKTK